tctcaacTTCGTGTCTGATTGCTTGGTTTTGTTTGGCGGAGGCTGTGAGGGAGGTAAGTCTCTTATTGCTCTTGGAACTTCAAGTATTCAATAAACTGTGCTTTTTatgaccaaaataaataaataaataaaaataaataaataaataaactgtGCTTTCTATTTCCtgaatatgatgatgatcactgtCAATATGTTTGTAAGATGATGGGTTTTCAGTGAGCATATGCATACTTCCCAATTAGTTAAGTTCTCTGGGTTTCTGTTGTCTTCAGCAGAAATACACTACCATGGTCTGCCTAGAAAGATTTGTAGGATTTGGATTGTGTTTTCTGGCCACGTGATTTATAtctgattcttcttctttttttttttttttttttgcccccaaTTCGGAGCTCCCTGTACAAATGGAGCTTTTGTAACTGCCTAAACTTGCCATAATTGATGGGCCTCCAGGCTCAGGATAGAGCCCAAAGTACATTCTTTAAGTTTCCGTAATTGATGCTCTAATGCAGGCTTACCTAATTCGTATATATGACTGACAAGGCATGAATATGTCATTGCCTCGATCATGCCTTTTTATACTCCCAATGCTACCGATAATTGAAAATTGACAATGATCGTCACACCATCAAAACAATATAAAGCCATGGATGAGAAGTGTAATATTTGCTGTCTGAGAAGCATTTGAAGTGAACTAGCTTAGGCATTGGTTTAATATAGAGAGTCCTTGTTGCTTGGTATTGACAATGACCACCATGAATATTCCTTAGCTTGCTATTGTCCGTGACCAAAATGAGTACCGCTCAGCATTTTATTGAGATGAAGCTGCCAATGGAAGGGGTAGATCATCAGAATAGCTCTTGCAAACTTGTTTGTCTCCCAAAGAAAATAGACTGGCACTTTGCCTTTCTGAGACGAGGTTCTGTTAGCATCATCACGGTAACTTTTCTTCCTCCTAATAGCATTGTTTCAATGGCTCAAACCATTACGAAGATAGCCAGAGAGAGAATGTGGAATTGATATTCACGGGTGACCATCAGTCCTGAATTCTTTAATCATGATCGGAGGGGCACCAAAAGCGTAGCCTCCGTCCTTTCATCTTTTGGATACTTAGTGGGGAGAGGAGGATTGCTTTTGGTTTTCTAATCTGGCCCTATCAGTATATGAACACTCGGATTTGCTGATTCACGAGAAATCCTTGCTGACTGACCTCCTCATGGAATGATATTAGATGTGGAATTGTTCACATTTATCTAACAGCTGATGACTGTCTTCCTGTATTCAATTTTTGATGGTTTTGCCATACAAGCGTTTGCATCATAGAAATCCTTTACCTTCTAACTCTTTGCTCAGttttgattctcttttccttgGTGAACGTGCTTCAGTGATATGTCATTTCAATGCAAAGTAGTTTCTGTTAGACCAGCTTTTCTTATGTGGATGTTAATCATTAATCCGGTATTATTTGCCTCGCATCTTCGTATTGCCCCACCCATGTAGCTCTCCGCATTATTGCTTCGATCTTTAGTCCGTGGTCTGATTGCTGGTGTGATAAATTATCCTAGCTTTTTCTAACCATTCTTTTTTAAGGATCTTTTAATTCAGGAGAGGAGTGACATAAAAAGTTCATAGCTTTATTAGCAAATTGCTTCTTCAAGGATGTACCTCATGCATCAAGCTCTGTAAGAGTTATACAGGATAAGACTGGTCCCAAATGACAATTCTGAAAAACCGAAAAATGATCTCTTTATAGTTTGTTTCCTAAAAGGGAGAGTATATTCTTATATCAAATGGTTCTTGGAGCTGAGCATCTGTTATGGTTGGCTTGAGCAAGTGGTTCATTTGCATTCAACGGCAGAGTAAAACTTTTTCGGCCATAGTAGATCAGCAAATGCATGATTTCATTATTGAATACTGTTCTCTTTATCTAATATCTTGATCACATTAGGACGTCATCTCGACGACACTTGGGTGGCGTATATTGGACAAGATTTTAGGAGGAGATTAAGATGGCAGAGGGTGAATTCAGGCTCTCCAAGTGGAAGATTTGGGCATACATGTGTGGTGATTGGCGATTTCCTTGTTCTGTTCGGAGGAATCAATGACCATGGGAACCGCCAAAATGATACGTGGGTGGGGCAAGTCGCAGGGCATGAGACTCTGGGCATCACGTTATTGTGGAGGCTACTTGATGTGGATTCAATCGTACCACCAGCCCGTGGAGCACATGCTGCATGCTGCATCGACGACCGGAAGATGGTTGTCTACGGAGGAATAGGGTTGTATGGCGTTCGATTAGGAGACACGTGGGTATTGGAACTGTCTGAAAACTTCTGTTTAGGAAGATGGCATGAGGTTGTGACTCAGCCATCACCCCCTGCTCGTTCAGGTCACTCACTGACTTGCATCGGGGGAAGCCTAGCAGTGTTATTTGGAGGGAGAGGATTGGGCTACGAGGTGCTCAACGATGTGTGGCTCTTGGATTTGTCTGAGGGCAATGGGACGTGGGTGGAATTGTTCTACGAGTTAAGTGATATACCCGATGGCGTTTGCCTTCCAAGAGTCGGCCACTCGGCTAACCTCGTCTTAGGAGGTCGCCTGCTAATTCATGGGGGTGAGGATTCATGCAGGAACCGAAAGAATGACTTTGGGTGTTGGACATTaaagcaattccatccatcagATTCCAGCCAATTGAAGGGAAGTCGTGGAAAAGATTGAACTCCAAAGGTTACAAACCCAACGGTAGATCATTTCATCGAACTTGTGCTGATCATTCAGGAAGATACCTGTATGTATATGGGGAATGATGGATGGCTTGATTCAACCTGCAGAATCATCCGGCCTCAGGTTTGATGGGGAGCTCTTCCTGGCAGAACTAATGCTTCGGCTCTGAAGACCAGTAGAATAGGTGCAGTTTATCATTTTGTCTCGGTCGCTTACCTGGTCCTGTATGTACCGCTGACTCTACGATTAAATGATATCCATGCAtctaataaaaaaggaattagACACGAATCTACTCCTATTGGCGAGGTTGTTTTCCGTGGGATACCCTAGAGCATGGAAAGATAAAATCCTTAAATGGCTTATTCCTGACCATAGTCCTGGGGTGTTGGTAATCACAGGGGGAGCATTGAATTGCATTGACCATGTTTTTTAGAGCTCTTGATACTTGTTATAAGGAGACCAGAAAGGAGACACAAGTATGCTGCGCCCAATGCGTCAAATTCCAATGGACAATTTCATCACGAAGTAGTTCATACCAGAATGGTTCCTCAAGAATCAATGGAGATATAACACTAGAACTTAAGACAGTTACAGTATTGGTCCCGTGAAGCCTGCATTTCTATACATGGTTAGGGGAGACACCATTCCCGCCCCTTGTTCCCACTGAACTAGGCATAACGCATCATAACCAAAAAATTGCATCCCAAGTACCCAATAAAAGAATCAgtcggaaacaaaaaattacaatcTTAATTTGGTTCTCCACATCTCTCCGATGACCTTCTTTGGTGATGGATCA
The window above is part of the Eucalyptus grandis isolate ANBG69807.140 chromosome 6, ASM1654582v1, whole genome shotgun sequence genome. Proteins encoded here:
- the LOC104423266 gene encoding LOW QUALITY PROTEIN: F-box/kelch-repeat protein At1g51550 (The sequence of the model RefSeq protein was modified relative to this genomic sequence to represent the inferred CDS: inserted 2 bases in 2 codons), translating into MAEARTSTSTTTDGSPISNLAPDHLFSILLLLPFDSIVCFSMTCKKLRTLACSDALWESICRRDWGPTLVDALKSSYYREGEFPWMKIYNHVLHLDSVACHNLSETGGGEMVLPSPRASHSLNFVSDCLVLFGGGCEGGRHLDDTWVAYIGQDFRRRLRWQRVNSGSPSGRFGHTCVVIGDFLVLFGGINDHGNRQNDTWVGQVAGHETLGITLLWRLLDVDSIVPPARGAHAACCIDDRKMVVYGGIGLYGVRLGDTWVLELSENFCLGRWHEVVTQPSPPARSGHSLTCIGGSLAVLFGGRGLGYEVLNDVWLLDLSEGNGTWVELFYELSDIPDGVCLPRVGHSANLVLGGRLLIHGGEDSCRNRKNDXWVLDIKAIPSIRFQPIEGKSWKRLNSKGYKPNGRSFHRTCADHSGRYLYVYXGMMDGLIQPAESSGLRFDGELFLAELMLRL